In bacterium YEK0313, one genomic interval encodes:
- a CDS encoding Heme exporter protein D (CcmD), translated as MAAFSALGPHAAFILAAYGLGFLTVGGLIAWIVVDHRRQTALLADLAARGVSRRSASGPREPARKEGAP; from the coding sequence ATGGCCGCGTTCAGCGCGCTCGGACCGCACGCCGCCTTCATCCTCGCCGCCTATGGCCTCGGTTTCCTGACGGTCGGCGGGCTCATCGCCTGGATCGTCGTCGATCACCGGCGTCAGACGGCGCTGCTCGCCGACCTTGCGGCGCGCGGCGTGTCCCGCCGGTCGGCATCCGGCCCGCGCGAGCCGGCGCGGAAGGAGGGGGCACCATGA